One window from the genome of Dyadobacter sp. CECT 9275 encodes:
- a CDS encoding alpha/beta hydrolase has product MKIIKYVVFSGIMLISQTSLMAQTEFPLWPEGKVPNAIQNTITEKSATGADGILRISGVTVPTLTSYIVPKNKATGAAVMICPGGGYGILAASHEGSDLARWFNARGISAFVLKYRLPNASAMEHQHEVPLMDAMQAMKLIRKDAAKWNISPDKIGVMGFSAGGHLAATLSTHFNMGAKASEEAKPNFSILLYPVISFMPPLAHNGSRDNLLGSEKSDELIKYYSNELQVSEQTPPAFLVHSINDSGVPVENSIAYAMALKKLKIPVEVHLYPKGGHGYGLRTDGKGSLAGWPAAMEGWLKDMGYMR; this is encoded by the coding sequence ATGAAAATAATCAAGTACGTCGTATTTTCGGGCATTATGCTCATTTCCCAAACATCTCTGATGGCTCAGACCGAATTCCCCTTATGGCCGGAAGGTAAAGTACCCAATGCAATTCAGAACACGATTACGGAGAAATCCGCAACCGGAGCGGATGGAATTCTGCGTATCAGTGGCGTAACGGTACCCACACTTACCTCCTATATTGTACCCAAGAATAAGGCAACCGGCGCAGCAGTAATGATTTGTCCCGGAGGAGGTTATGGCATTCTGGCCGCTTCACATGAAGGCAGTGACCTGGCCCGGTGGTTCAATGCAAGGGGGATATCCGCTTTTGTACTAAAATACCGGCTTCCCAATGCCAGCGCCATGGAACATCAGCATGAAGTTCCTTTAATGGACGCCATGCAGGCGATGAAACTTATCAGAAAAGATGCAGCCAAATGGAATATCAGTCCTGACAAAATAGGTGTTATGGGCTTTTCTGCCGGAGGGCACCTGGCAGCCACCTTGTCAACCCATTTCAACATGGGTGCAAAAGCCTCTGAGGAAGCAAAACCAAATTTCTCGATCCTATTATATCCCGTCATCTCTTTCATGCCTCCGCTGGCTCACAACGGTTCCCGTGATAATCTGCTGGGAAGTGAAAAATCCGACGAACTGATTAAATATTATTCCAACGAGCTTCAGGTAAGCGAGCAAACGCCACCAGCGTTTTTGGTACACAGCATCAACGACAGTGGCGTACCCGTTGAAAACAGTATTGCCTATGCAATGGCTTTAAAAAAACTTAAAATCCCTGTGGAGGTACATCTTTATCCAAAAGGCGGCCACGGTTATGGCCTCCGTACCGATGGAAAGGGGTCCCTCGCAGGATGGCCCGCTGCCATGGAAGGGTGGTTGAAAGACATGGGCTACATGCGATAG
- a CDS encoding glycosyltransferase family 87 protein, which translates to MPSINRFLVNRRLLFFIFVVIALLASLQSYYGGLKTFVPGGKLYTSFNNYIIFKQSFFHLIHGQDLYVLYLDEQFDLFKYSPAFALFFGGLSYLPDLAGLTLWNLLNALVLFFSVYYLPKGDLRTKGIILLTVLIELLTSIQNEQSNGLIAGLLIFAFGFLERGKYWQAAFCIVASVYIKLFGIVALALFLLYPNKLKLTYTTAVWILLFTFAPLVVVDMEQFLFLYKSWLSLLQNDRSISDGLSVIGWLKAWFGWDVNKTMVNIAGVVLFCLPLVRIRYYSQYTFRILLLASVLIWVVIFNHRAESPTFIIAMCGVALWYFSLSSSRENLVLLLLAFVFTALSATDVFPRFMRDEWLKPYVIKAVPCILIWGKIIYDMWVGNLAPRESVPSQV; encoded by the coding sequence ATGCCTAGCATCAACCGTTTTCTGGTTAACCGCAGATTACTTTTTTTCATTTTTGTGGTAATAGCCTTACTGGCCAGCCTCCAGTCCTATTACGGCGGGCTGAAAACATTTGTCCCGGGCGGGAAACTGTATACCAGTTTTAATAACTATATCATTTTCAAACAATCGTTTTTCCATCTCATTCACGGCCAGGACCTGTACGTGCTGTATCTGGATGAACAATTTGATCTTTTCAAATACAGTCCCGCCTTCGCCTTATTTTTTGGCGGGTTGTCCTATTTACCTGACCTTGCCGGTCTTACACTCTGGAACCTTCTGAATGCCTTGGTTCTGTTTTTTTCGGTATATTATTTACCAAAGGGAGATCTTCGTACCAAAGGGATCATTCTTCTCACCGTACTGATCGAGTTACTTACCTCTATTCAGAATGAACAGAGCAACGGCCTCATTGCCGGGTTACTGATATTTGCTTTCGGGTTTCTGGAAAGGGGCAAATACTGGCAGGCGGCCTTTTGTATCGTTGCTTCAGTCTACATCAAACTTTTCGGCATTGTGGCGCTGGCACTTTTCCTGTTATATCCGAACAAGTTAAAATTAACCTATACCACCGCCGTTTGGATATTGTTATTTACTTTCGCACCGCTTGTTGTAGTGGATATGGAGCAATTCCTTTTTTTATACAAGAGCTGGCTATCTCTTCTACAAAACGACCGTTCCATTTCCGACGGATTATCGGTGATCGGCTGGCTGAAAGCATGGTTCGGCTGGGATGTTAACAAAACAATGGTAAATATCGCCGGGGTAGTCCTGTTCTGTCTCCCTTTGGTAAGGATCAGGTATTATTCTCAATACACTTTCCGGATATTACTACTGGCATCGGTGCTTATCTGGGTGGTCATATTTAATCACAGGGCCGAATCCCCCACTTTCATTATCGCCATGTGCGGAGTGGCACTCTGGTATTTTTCGCTTTCCTCAAGCAGGGAAAATCTGGTACTGCTTTTATTAGCCTTTGTATTTACGGCGCTTTCTGCAACGGATGTTTTCCCCAGATTTATGAGAGACGAATGGCTGAAACCTTATGTGATTAAAGCGGTCCCCTGTATACTTATCTGGGGTAAAATTATCTATGATATGTGGGTGGGAAATCTGGCTCCGAGAGAAAGCGTCCCCTCCCAGGTTTAA
- the moaA gene encoding GTP 3',8-cyclase MoaA codes for MSSPITDTFGRTHTYLRISLTDKCNLRCSYCMPQEDMQFMPSQWLMQADEIAFLAKTFVNMGVSKIRLTGGEPLVRKDVGKIIEDLGELPTSLTLTTNAVFVDQFIDQLKKAGVESLNVSLDTLQEERFKTITRRDHFSRTLSHIRLLLQEGFTVKINMVVMKGVNDDEINDFVKLTLDESRLHVRFIEFMPFNGNKWDMSKIVSYADLIHNISTLYRFDRLPGEAQDTAHRFQVQGGKGSFGIIGTVTHPFCSGCNRIRLTADGKLKNCLFDTSEVDLLTPLRRGDDVAPMIYNHFQRKHFAHGGHGDFTDKNAKTEYESNRKMIAIGG; via the coding sequence ATGTCTTCACCCATAACGGATACATTTGGCCGCACTCACACTTACCTGCGCATTTCGCTGACAGATAAGTGTAACCTGCGCTGCAGCTATTGTATGCCGCAGGAAGATATGCAGTTCATGCCCTCGCAATGGCTCATGCAGGCGGACGAAATAGCATTTCTGGCCAAGACCTTTGTGAATATGGGTGTCAGCAAAATAAGACTTACCGGAGGAGAGCCGCTGGTGCGCAAGGATGTCGGAAAAATCATTGAGGATCTGGGAGAACTACCCACGTCGCTGACGCTGACGACCAACGCTGTTTTTGTAGATCAGTTCATAGATCAATTAAAAAAGGCAGGGGTAGAATCACTTAATGTGAGCCTGGATACCTTACAGGAAGAAAGATTTAAGACCATCACCCGGCGGGACCATTTCTCCAGAACTTTGTCCCACATCAGGTTGCTTTTGCAGGAAGGTTTTACTGTGAAGATTAACATGGTGGTGATGAAAGGGGTTAATGATGATGAAATCAATGATTTTGTAAAACTTACCCTCGACGAATCCAGGCTCCATGTTCGTTTTATCGAGTTTATGCCGTTCAACGGGAATAAATGGGACATGTCTAAAATTGTGTCCTATGCCGATCTCATTCATAACATTTCCACGCTTTACAGATTTGACAGGTTACCTGGGGAAGCGCAGGATACGGCACACCGCTTTCAGGTGCAAGGAGGGAAAGGGTCCTTCGGAATTATTGGCACCGTAACGCACCCTTTCTGCTCAGGGTGTAACCGGATCCGGCTTACGGCAGACGGAAAATTGAAAAATTGTCTTTTTGATACTTCGGAGGTGGATCTGCTCACGCCTTTACGGCGTGGCGATGATGTTGCTCCTATGATATACAATCACTTCCAAAGGAAACATTTTGCACATGGCGGGCATGGGGATTTTACGGACAAGAATGCAAAGACCGAATACGAATCCAACCGGAAAATGATTGCAATAGGGGGCTGA
- the moaCB gene encoding bifunctional molybdenum cofactor biosynthesis protein MoaC/MoaB, with translation MVDITHKTNTLRIATAQAIVQVSKQETIDAISERRVPKGDVFEMAKAAGFLAVKKTPDLLPDCHPIPVEFTGVNYRVEGLTIVIELTVKTIYKTGVEVEAMHGASVVALTMYDMLKPIDKGVEIRNIRLLEKKGGKSDRKPVPENLKTAVIVCSDTLSKGIGEDKSGKRIIEKLDKMGIAVKDYSIIPDDKQAIQEKIKSLCSLSYQMILVTGGTGLSPRDVTPEAVTELIDRQIPGIAETARYYGQERMPTSMLSRSVGGLIGDTLVVTMPGSTGGVTEYMDALFPHILHVFSVMEGNKHAPDTLIH, from the coding sequence ATGGTTGATATTACACATAAAACAAATACTTTACGGATAGCTACTGCCCAAGCCATTGTGCAGGTGAGCAAACAGGAAACCATTGACGCGATTTCGGAAAGAAGGGTCCCGAAAGGTGACGTTTTTGAAATGGCCAAAGCGGCAGGCTTTCTCGCGGTAAAAAAAACACCGGACCTGCTGCCTGACTGTCATCCGATACCTGTAGAGTTTACGGGAGTGAATTATCGGGTAGAAGGGCTTACCATTGTCATTGAACTGACTGTTAAAACCATCTACAAAACCGGGGTGGAAGTGGAAGCCATGCATGGTGCCTCGGTAGTGGCACTGACCATGTACGACATGCTGAAGCCGATTGATAAGGGGGTGGAAATCCGCAATATCAGGCTGCTTGAAAAAAAAGGGGGCAAAAGTGACAGAAAGCCGGTTCCTGAGAACTTGAAAACTGCAGTAATAGTCTGTTCCGATACCTTATCGAAGGGCATAGGGGAAGATAAATCCGGTAAAAGAATAATTGAGAAACTGGATAAAATGGGTATCGCGGTAAAAGATTACAGTATCATACCGGACGATAAACAGGCGATTCAGGAGAAAATAAAAAGCCTCTGCAGCTTGTCTTATCAAATGATATTGGTAACAGGCGGAACCGGTTTGTCGCCCCGTGATGTTACACCGGAAGCTGTAACGGAACTGATTGACAGGCAAATTCCTGGGATTGCGGAAACGGCCCGATACTACGGGCAGGAGAGAATGCCAACTTCCATGTTGTCACGTTCTGTCGGAGGACTGATCGGCGATACTCTTGTTGTAACCATGCCAGGCAGTACCGGTGGTGTTACAGAGTATATGGACGCTCTTTTTCCGCACATATTACATGTGTTTAGTGTAATGGAAGGAAACAAGCATGCACCGGATACATTGATTCACTGA
- a CDS encoding molybdenum cofactor biosynthesis protein MoaE yields the protein MKEHKKKKVFVQGPVSPQFVADSIASHQSKTGIGAHAIFLGQIRADQKEEGVVSGIEYSAYEEMAEETFHKIREAAFAKFELSCLHIYHSLGLVPTGEISLFVFVSSAHRRAAFEASEYIVEEIKAKVPIFGKELVGESGYVWKENK from the coding sequence ATGAAAGAACATAAAAAGAAAAAGGTTTTTGTGCAAGGCCCGGTCAGCCCTCAGTTTGTGGCTGATTCCATTGCCAGTCATCAGTCCAAAACAGGAATTGGCGCACACGCCATTTTCCTGGGGCAAATCCGGGCGGATCAAAAGGAAGAAGGCGTCGTAAGTGGTATTGAATACAGTGCTTACGAAGAGATGGCAGAAGAAACTTTCCATAAAATAAGGGAAGCGGCCTTCGCGAAGTTTGAACTTAGCTGTCTGCACATCTATCACAGCCTCGGCTTGGTACCCACAGGTGAAATCAGCCTTTTTGTTTTTGTGTCTTCTGCGCATCGCCGTGCCGCTTTTGAAGCGTCGGAATATATTGTAGAAGAGATTAAAGCGAAGGTCCCTATTTTCGGAAAAGAACTGGTGGGTGAAAGCGGGTACGTTTGGAAAGAAAATAAGTAA
- a CDS encoding MoaD/ThiS family protein, whose protein sequence is MNIRILYFGAIADITGVTNEQIDWPEGGKVADLRREMEGKYPELHGKKFKIAVNHQISDDNILISSPSEIAFLPPFAGG, encoded by the coding sequence ATGAATATTCGAATCTTATATTTCGGGGCAATTGCAGACATTACAGGTGTAACAAATGAGCAGATCGACTGGCCGGAGGGAGGAAAGGTAGCCGATCTCAGGCGGGAAATGGAGGGTAAATATCCTGAACTGCATGGGAAGAAATTCAAGATCGCGGTGAATCATCAGATTTCGGATGATAACATACTCATTTCTTCGCCCTCGGAAATAGCTTTTTTGCCACCTTTCGCGGGTGGTTGA
- a CDS encoding molybdopterin molybdotransferase MoeA → MITVTSAREKVVSGTSALPSRIRHLSGALGYVLARDVIAPVPLPSFRQSSMDGYALNHLDITGSAMTLPVSGESKAGETQFQLLAPGTAFRIFTGAPVPEGATAVVMQERATRNGDKVTIHEFPVVANRNLRNVGQQINKGEVALPAGTLLGPGAIGFLGGFGITEVEVHEKPKVVILITGDELVTAGQPLKHGQIYESNAAMLIAALEKEGIAGVSVVSTEDSHQAIADRLGEISEGADLIIASGGISVGDYDFVGKAMMETGVATVFYKVKQKPGKPLFFGQKDEKLFFALPGNPASSLVCFYEYVLPALRKMYGRKDIFLPAYFLPSTKSYSFDGERDEFLKAHVEAGKVTPLFGQESFALRSFALANALIYLPADQARVAEGDLVEVHLLP, encoded by the coding sequence ATGATCACAGTAACTTCTGCCAGGGAAAAAGTTGTCTCGGGAACTTCGGCATTGCCCAGCCGGATAAGACATTTGTCAGGTGCTTTGGGGTATGTGCTGGCTAGGGATGTGATAGCACCTGTGCCGTTGCCTTCTTTTCGGCAGTCGTCCATGGATGGTTATGCGCTGAATCACCTGGATATTACCGGTTCGGCTATGACCTTGCCGGTTTCAGGCGAGTCAAAAGCCGGGGAAACCCAGTTTCAGCTGTTGGCCCCGGGAACGGCATTCCGGATTTTTACCGGTGCACCTGTTCCGGAAGGAGCCACTGCGGTGGTCATGCAGGAAAGGGCAACCAGAAATGGGGACAAAGTTACCATTCATGAATTTCCGGTGGTGGCTAACAGGAATTTGAGAAATGTTGGCCAGCAGATTAACAAGGGAGAGGTTGCTTTACCCGCGGGTACACTGCTGGGGCCGGGAGCAATCGGATTTCTGGGGGGATTTGGTATCACTGAAGTGGAGGTACATGAAAAGCCAAAAGTTGTTATTTTGATTACCGGGGATGAGCTCGTAACCGCAGGTCAGCCGTTAAAACACGGTCAGATATATGAATCCAATGCGGCAATGTTGATAGCGGCACTGGAAAAGGAGGGGATTGCCGGGGTCAGTGTAGTGAGTACGGAGGATTCGCACCAGGCCATTGCGGATAGGCTGGGAGAAATTTCAGAAGGTGCCGACCTGATCATAGCCTCTGGAGGAATATCTGTAGGAGATTATGATTTCGTGGGTAAGGCGATGATGGAAACGGGTGTTGCCACTGTTTTTTACAAAGTGAAGCAGAAGCCGGGAAAGCCTTTGTTCTTTGGTCAGAAGGACGAAAAATTGTTTTTTGCACTTCCCGGAAACCCGGCATCCTCGCTGGTTTGTTTTTATGAATATGTACTACCTGCACTGCGTAAGATGTACGGACGTAAAGATATTTTTTTACCAGCTTATTTCCTGCCCAGTACCAAATCCTACTCTTTTGACGGAGAAAGGGACGAATTCCTGAAAGCACATGTTGAAGCTGGAAAGGTTACGCCTTTGTTTGGTCAGGAGTCCTTTGCACTGCGCTCTTTTGCCTTGGCGAATGCGCTGATTTATCTTCCGGCTGATCAGGCAAGGGTTGCGGAGGGCGATCTGGTGGAAGTTCACTTGCTGCCTTAG
- a CDS encoding lytic transglycosylase domain-containing protein, with the protein MIRLVFIAFAIALMGAYTLREKKVEKKELTSKNTINSDLLEIDFCGEALPVSELRIARRYQNMIRNYDNPTFRKLMTRTEKRMRIIEPILKKYGVPADFKYIPVIESAMSDEVKSHRGAGGYWQFMPSTARSLGLVVNEKTDERKHLVKSTHAAAKYLRRLHRQLGSWTLVAAAYNAGPQHIQNKMTAQNKDDYFKLRLNPETNKYLYKLVAVKEWFSNPERSREWGSGVIVEHLAKIDLDQKNAVKAATKVLNKPARDS; encoded by the coding sequence ATGATTAGATTAGTCTTTATCGCCTTCGCCATTGCGTTGATGGGAGCTTATACCCTCCGCGAAAAGAAGGTAGAAAAGAAGGAATTGACATCAAAAAACACAATCAATTCAGATCTTCTTGAGATTGACTTCTGTGGCGAAGCCCTTCCGGTATCGGAGCTTCGAATTGCCAGGCGATATCAAAATATGATCAGGAATTACGATAATCCCACTTTTCGTAAGCTGATGACAAGGACTGAAAAAAGGATGAGAATTATTGAGCCCATCCTTAAAAAGTACGGGGTACCAGCCGATTTCAAATATATTCCCGTTATAGAGAGCGCAATGAGTGACGAAGTCAAGTCACACAGAGGTGCGGGGGGCTACTGGCAGTTTATGCCATCTACGGCCCGGTCTCTTGGCCTGGTAGTGAATGAAAAAACCGATGAACGAAAGCATCTTGTAAAATCAACGCACGCCGCAGCCAAATACCTGCGCCGATTACACCGCCAGCTAGGTTCCTGGACTTTGGTAGCGGCCGCTTACAATGCTGGTCCGCAGCATATCCAGAATAAAATGACGGCTCAGAATAAAGATGATTATTTTAAACTGAGGCTTAATCCGGAGACCAACAAGTACCTGTATAAACTCGTTGCCGTAAAGGAATGGTTTTCTAATCCGGAGCGTAGCCGTGAATGGGGCAGCGGTGTTATTGTTGAGCATTTAGCCAAAATTGATCTTGATCAGAAAAATGCTGTAAAAGCAGCAACGAAAGTTCTGAACAAGCCTGCAAGGGACTCTTAG
- a CDS encoding peptidylprolyl isomerase, producing the protein MTKAEMITDKGTMLIEFYDEDAPIAVKNFVDLSKKGFYDGLIFHRVIPDFMIQGGDPTGTGRGGPGYKIKCELTGNNQYHDRGVLSMAHAGRDTGGSQFFICHSRKNTAHLDRNHTCFGKVVEGVETVDLIRQGDKIQKINIIEEEIA; encoded by the coding sequence ATGACAAAAGCAGAAATGATCACGGATAAAGGAACCATGCTTATCGAATTTTACGATGAAGATGCTCCCATTGCCGTTAAAAACTTTGTTGATCTTTCCAAAAAAGGGTTCTATGACGGTCTGATTTTCCACCGGGTGATTCCTGATTTTATGATCCAGGGTGGAGACCCAACCGGCACAGGCCGTGGAGGACCGGGATACAAAATCAAATGTGAATTAACCGGTAACAACCAGTACCACGACCGCGGCGTGCTTTCCATGGCACATGCCGGGCGTGACACGGGCGGCTCGCAGTTCTTTATTTGCCACAGCCGCAAAAATACCGCTCATCTTGACCGGAACCATACCTGTTTCGGAAAAGTAGTGGAAGGCGTAGAAACTGTTGATCTGATCAGACAAGGTGATAAAATCCAGAAAATCAACATTATTGAAGAAGAAATAGCCTAA